The Helicobacter suis HS1 genome has a window encoding:
- a CDS encoding ATPase, T2SS/T4P/T4SS family, translated as MVHSKQQDLSLMLQHFIQELRPFLEMQINEIIFNGPYVLYLVKGSQTQRVENARFDERFLLNFCEQLATYRHQRFDLNHPKLSTSIPFTQYRVNAIHPSVTANHTIAINIRIPHAFKFPIDAFQLGKKCLERQINYADFTNLVKQGKNILVSGGTASGKTSFVNCLIESIPSHERVISIEDSPELKISNENKVSIIVGKNEDTHYTYEDALNSAMRMSPDRLLLGEIDTRNVALFLRLANTGHSGMISTLHANSVEDAFLAIGMNIKIGSGKDISMEALLDFFIAGIDVIIQIIRKDHLRVIEDVLDVKKDLRKLMVRTHAS; from the coding sequence ATGGTTCATTCTAAACAACAAGATTTATCGTTAATGTTGCAACACTTTATCCAAGAACTCCGTCCATTTCTAGAAATGCAGATCAATGAAATTATTTTTAATGGGCCATATGTATTGTATCTGGTGAAGGGTTCACAGACACAAAGGGTAGAGAACGCGCGTTTTGATGAGCGTTTTTTACTTAATTTTTGCGAACAATTAGCTACCTACAGACACCAAAGATTTGATCTAAACCACCCAAAACTTTCCACTTCTATTCCTTTCACACAATATAGAGTAAATGCCATCCATCCTAGTGTAACAGCTAACCACACCATTGCCATTAATATCAGAATTCCCCATGCATTTAAATTTCCCATAGATGCTTTCCAATTGGGTAAGAAATGTTTGGAGCGCCAGATCAACTACGCTGACTTCACAAATTTGGTTAAACAAGGCAAAAATATTTTAGTGAGCGGTGGGACAGCTAGCGGTAAGACAAGTTTTGTCAATTGCCTCATAGAAAGCATCCCTTCTCATGAACGAGTAATTAGTATTGAGGATTCTCCAGAGCTTAAAATATCCAATGAGAACAAGGTTAGTATCATTGTTGGCAAGAACGAAGACACGCACTACACCTATGAAGACGCGCTCAATAGTGCCATGCGCATGAGTCCAGACAGGCTTTTATTAGGAGAGATTGACACTAGAAATGTGGCTTTATTCTTAAGATTAGCCAATACCGGACATAGCGGCATGATCTCTACCCTACATGCTAATAGTGTAGAAGACGCTTTCTTGGCCATTGGCATGAATATCAAAATTGGTAGTGGTAAGGACATCAGTATGGAAGCGTTGTTAGATTTTTTCATTGCCGGCATAGATGTGATCATCCAAATTATTAGAAAAGATCATCTCAGGGTGATTGAAGATGTCCTAGATGTCAAAAAAGACTTAAGAAAACTTATGGTGAGAACACATGCGTCTTAA
- a CDS encoding type IV secretion system protein: MQESQYTKFIGLFENFINQIALLLPSGLSSALQASGNVIGVLLILLFVFSKLKKDDLFEIRTLIAIGIFFGYLAFFNWSMNHPKDSQSYFRSFIEYPADQVMGALSTLKFEGYQETNKTETISFKSRTIDTLISEIFHSTGNLVTRTFQSLKTGTILYMIPIVLTILVIAVLEALFVFHIVYFICVTFIEITLYFALYILFIPLVFFQQTRGFAWSYIKKVVSLTFYAPFITLVSLLDYNILTFIKSGTTNMEALPQQGFLESIFSTIHVKFSDYVDFLLDLTFIALGAYFCLKLVSKIPEMINAIFGTQGVMSDASHFVSSAISLVQAPIAATAGLAKGGYTQGGIGGALANIATMGGYKGVSDLRNHAILSKETSSNSTANLGGKVGTTTVET; encoded by the coding sequence ATGCAAGAGAGCCAGTATACAAAATTCATAGGTCTATTTGAAAATTTTATCAATCAAATTGCGCTTTTATTGCCAAGTGGCCTTAGTTCAGCACTACAGGCAAGCGGAAATGTCATTGGCGTGCTTCTCATCTTATTATTTGTGTTTAGCAAGCTTAAGAAAGACGATCTTTTTGAGATTAGAACCCTTATAGCTATAGGTATTTTCTTTGGCTATTTAGCCTTTTTCAATTGGAGCATGAATCATCCAAAAGATTCGCAATCTTACTTTAGAAGTTTTATTGAATACCCAGCAGATCAAGTAATGGGTGCTTTAAGTACACTCAAATTTGAAGGCTATCAGGAAACCAACAAAACAGAAACCATTAGTTTTAAAAGTAGAACTATTGATACTTTGATCTCAGAAATTTTTCATTCCACAGGAAATCTAGTAACCCGCACTTTTCAGAGTCTAAAGACAGGCACAATCTTATACATGATTCCTATCGTTTTAACCATCCTAGTCATAGCAGTCCTAGAAGCTTTGTTTGTTTTCCATATTGTCTATTTTATTTGTGTAACTTTCATAGAAATTACCCTGTACTTTGCACTCTACATTCTATTCATTCCATTGGTATTTTTCCAACAAACAAGAGGCTTTGCCTGGTCCTATATCAAAAAAGTTGTGTCCTTAACTTTTTATGCCCCATTTATCACTTTAGTTTCACTCCTAGACTACAACATCTTGACTTTCATTAAAAGCGGGACCACTAACATGGAAGCTCTGCCACAACAGGGGTTTTTAGAAAGCATTTTTAGCACAATACATGTCAAATTTTCAGATTATGTAGATTTTCTCTTAGATCTAACATTCATCGCACTGGGTGCTTATTTTTGTCTCAAGCTTGTATCTAAAATCCCAGAAATGATCAACGCTATCTTTGGCACACAAGGTGTAATGAGCGATGCAAGCCACTTTGTTAGTTCTGCCATTTCTCTAGTTCAAGCTCCCATTGCAGCAACAGCTGGACTTGCCAAAGGAGGCTACACACAAGGAGGAATTGGAGGAGCTCTAGCCAACATAGCCACTATGGGAGGCTATAAAGGTGTATCTGATCTAAGAAACCATGCAATACTTTCAAAAGAAACAAGTAGTAACAGCACAGCTAATCTAGGTGGAAAAGTTGGCACAACTACGGTAGAAACTTAA
- a CDS encoding VirB4 family type IV secretion/conjugal transfer ATPase: MFSLEALKRGLQKIGFGFLPTMYSMAEENNILGAYNDYFLLTKKGNLVGSIRLEGVPYSSLNEEAISRCLSERILALNEISEFIHLKVIARRRKLLFNKTYGHVQNHYARKIINTWEKNEEVYQNTYLLLLETKSDNLKGFLERQKKAITTDALEDENINDSSDPHKDNGQEKKQILRTTHTHLNKEVVLNSILDNLVQILTPLAPQKLDAIELLRFYAEYSNGVYLPLTFSDKVLNDGHIASHVTFKKDHLIQDYNGHLIYKRIIAIKAYDSDTISSIPISSILHLKSEFDVILSIDTLPKSKSIKKIEEKRKRVNEIIRPSLEHLNNLIKTDRVLMQYVSLMVHVQARSKEELDTKSLEIVNTFKRHGLVAVHESINMLCAFFSFFPGRNHLNARKRLQSSQNIASMIMLEKEETGRDKNSWGDMPLTIFKNQNYSPFLFNFHATQVRTKEDMVLGHTLIIGGTGAGKTTLMEFLITNCFKYHNLNILALDRLNGMRVMADFLDAEYNDGSNFYINPFSLENDSENKEFLKSWLSYLVFLFNFHATQVRTKEDMDKVIEDTFLYLKSTTTSFGLLEIVKSIQESDSNLRLRLQKYAKSELFNQIHDCLSFSKKLTIVNMDSVVQNDKNASLIALYLFHKMIYQAKKQNQGFFMFIDEARSYVNNNIMVEKIKLVLTQARKVNGVLALAFQDMNQLDEISNSKSIVDNIATLIIFPTTNIQKLLEYGIELSENEINFLKNTSSNARKILLKNKIDNGSNFLDINLNKLDHLLKIYSSSALSVAKLQEMKEKYPDDYKERFLKG, translated from the coding sequence ATGTTTAGCTTAGAAGCTCTCAAGCGAGGATTACAAAAAATTGGATTTGGATTCTTGCCCACCATGTACTCTATGGCTGAAGAGAATAATATTTTAGGAGCTTATAACGATTATTTCCTCTTGACAAAGAAGGGGAATCTGGTTGGTAGCATCCGCCTAGAAGGTGTACCCTACTCAAGTTTGAATGAAGAGGCTATTTCTAGATGTTTAAGTGAACGCATTCTAGCTTTAAATGAGATCAGTGAATTCATACATCTTAAAGTCATTGCTAGAAGAAGGAAACTCTTATTCAATAAAACCTATGGCCATGTCCAAAACCATTACGCACGCAAAATCATTAATACTTGGGAGAAAAATGAGGAGGTTTATCAAAATACCTATTTGCTCCTTCTTGAAACCAAGAGTGATAATTTAAAAGGATTTTTAGAGAGGCAAAAAAAGGCAATCACCACTGACGCACTAGAAGATGAGAATATAAACGATTCTAGTGATCCACATAAAGACAACGGGCAAGAAAAAAAGCAAATACTTAGAACCACCCACACACACCTAAATAAAGAGGTTGTTCTCAATAGTATTCTAGATAATCTGGTGCAAATTCTTACTCCACTTGCACCTCAAAAATTAGACGCCATAGAGCTCTTGAGGTTTTATGCAGAATATAGTAATGGCGTGTATTTGCCATTAACATTTAGTGATAAAGTGCTTAATGATGGGCATATAGCTAGCCATGTTACTTTTAAGAAAGATCATCTCATCCAAGATTATAACGGACATCTTATCTACAAACGCATCATTGCGATTAAGGCCTATGACAGCGATACGATCTCAAGTATCCCCATTTCTAGTATTTTGCATTTAAAGAGTGAATTTGATGTGATTTTAAGTATAGATACCTTGCCTAAGTCTAAGAGCATCAAGAAAATAGAGGAAAAGCGCAAACGGGTTAATGAGATCATCAGACCTTCCCTAGAGCATCTTAATAACCTTATCAAGACAGATAGGGTGTTGATGCAATATGTCTCTTTGATGGTGCATGTGCAAGCTAGATCTAAAGAGGAGTTAGATACAAAAAGCTTAGAAATCGTCAATACATTTAAACGCCATGGTTTAGTAGCTGTTCATGAGAGCATTAATATGCTGTGTGCGTTCTTTAGTTTTTTCCCGGGTAGAAACCATTTAAATGCCAGAAAGCGATTACAGAGCTCACAAAACATTGCATCCATGATTATGCTAGAGAAAGAGGAAACAGGTAGAGACAAAAATTCATGGGGTGATATGCCCTTGACAATTTTTAAAAACCAGAACTATTCGCCATTCCTATTTAATTTCCACGCTACGCAAGTTCGCACCAAAGAGGATATGGTTTTAGGGCACACGCTTATCATTGGTGGAACAGGAGCCGGTAAGACTACTTTGATGGAATTTCTTATCACTAATTGTTTCAAATATCACAACCTCAATATTCTAGCTTTAGATCGTCTCAACGGCATGCGCGTGATGGCTGACTTTTTGGACGCAGAATACAATGATGGAAGCAACTTTTATATCAATCCTTTCAGTTTAGAGAATGATAGTGAAAACAAAGAGTTTTTAAAATCATGGTTGAGTTATTTAGTCTTCCTATTTAATTTCCACGCTACGCAAGTTCGCACCAAAGAGGATATGGACAAGGTTATTGAGGATACATTCCTGTATCTGAAAAGCACAACCACCTCTTTTGGTTTGCTAGAAATTGTAAAATCCATCCAAGAGAGCGATTCAAACCTTAGACTACGCTTACAAAAATACGCTAAGAGCGAACTTTTTAATCAAATCCACGACTGCCTAAGTTTTTCTAAGAAGCTCACTATAGTCAATATGGACAGTGTGGTGCAGAATGATAAAAACGCTTCATTGATTGCACTGTATCTTTTCCACAAGATGATCTATCAGGCTAAAAAGCAAAATCAAGGCTTTTTTATGTTTATCGATGAGGCCAGAAGCTATGTAAACAACAATATCATGGTTGAAAAAATCAAACTAGTGCTCACTCAGGCTAGAAAGGTTAATGGTGTACTGGCTCTAGCTTTTCAAGATATGAACCAACTTGATGAAATTTCTAATTCTAAGAGTATTGTAGATAACATCGCTACTCTGATCATTTTTCCCACTACAAATATTCAAAAGTTACTAGAATATGGCATAGAACTCAGTGAGAATGAGATCAATTTTCTTAAAAACACGAGTTCTAACGCTAGAAAAATTCTACTCAAGAATAAGATAGACAATGGCTCTAATTTTCTAGACATCAACTTAAACAAGCTAGATCATTTACTTAAAATCTATAGTTCCTCAGCTCTATCCGTTGCAAAACTACAAGAGATGAAAGAGAAATATCCAGATGATTACAAAGAAAGGTTTCTGAAAGGATAG
- a CDS encoding DNA type IV secretion system protein ComB10, protein MEEKLEPIKTKFPLSDYLFKNTKDLQDKESSSTRTSAHNFDATKKDIDNLIKRAESVPPKGYFYDKDGNLIDKNGHIIATYKAIAKLPDRKALEELIQRKNQTLVPKLPLLEKQKISSVSKYSFNSFDYSKADSLEKIRLTLLSQRLEKVESNGDSNTKDKQHPSEIDYGSSGFEGFKRKNVASNENRLLRTITADRMIPAILITPISSEIGGSKIVAQIESDIYATMGRAVLIPKGSRAIGYYNSNNKIGEYRLEVVWNRILTPQGVNIILSDAKGADVKGYNGLVGTLHNKYWERYGLPLSMSTLSNGLLIGITSALANNMGRGKYLNTNPYFGDYMLMRLTQQTGQSINNIVQQILREQIRIKPIITIREGSRIFISPNTDIWFPIPKNGEVLAQFFKEEKSQDKEKP, encoded by the coding sequence ATGGAGGAAAAATTAGAACCCATTAAAACTAAGTTTCCTCTCTCAGATTACTTATTTAAAAATACTAAAGATTTACAAGACAAGGAATCTAGCAGTACCAGAACTTCCGCGCATAATTTTGATGCCACTAAAAAAGATATTGATAATTTAATCAAGCGCGCAGAGTCTGTGCCTCCCAAAGGTTATTTCTATGATAAAGATGGCAATTTGATAGATAAAAATGGCCATATCATTGCCACTTATAAGGCGATTGCAAAACTTCCAGACAGAAAAGCATTAGAAGAGCTTATACAAAGGAAAAACCAAACTCTAGTCCCTAAACTCCCACTGCTAGAGAAACAGAAAATTTCTAGCGTGTCCAAATATTCTTTTAATAGCTTTGATTATAGCAAAGCTGATTCCCTAGAAAAGATCAGGCTAACATTGCTAAGCCAAAGACTTGAGAAAGTGGAAAGTAATGGTGATAGCAATACCAAAGACAAGCAACACCCATCAGAAATAGATTACGGTTCTAGTGGCTTTGAGGGTTTTAAGCGCAAAAATGTAGCTAGCAATGAGAATAGACTCTTGCGCACTATCACTGCGGATAGAATGATCCCTGCGATTTTAATCACACCTATTAGCTCTGAAATTGGTGGTAGCAAAATTGTAGCCCAGATAGAGAGTGATATTTATGCCACTATGGGTAGAGCTGTGCTTATCCCTAAAGGGAGTAGGGCCATTGGGTATTACAATTCTAATAACAAGATTGGAGAGTATCGTTTGGAAGTGGTGTGGAATCGCATTCTAACGCCACAAGGGGTTAATATTATTCTAAGTGATGCTAAGGGAGCAGATGTCAAGGGGTACAATGGACTTGTAGGAACCTTGCATAATAAATACTGGGAGCGCTACGGACTGCCCTTGAGCATGTCTACTCTTTCTAATGGACTTTTAATTGGTATTACCTCTGCTCTGGCAAACAACATGGGAAGAGGCAAATATTTAAACACCAATCCCTACTTTGGAGATTACATGCTTATGCGATTGACCCAGCAAACAGGACAGTCAATCAATAACATTGTACAACAAATCTTAAGGGAGCAAATACGAATCAAGCCTATTATCACTATTAGAGAGGGTAGCCGTATTTTTATCTCCCCCAATACTGACATTTGGTTTCCTATCCCCAAGAATGGGGAAGTTTTAGCACAATTTTTTAAAGAAGAAAAATCACAAGATAAGGAGAAGCCATGA
- a CDS encoding DNA adenine methylase has translation MPQLKPLFPAHIKRFIEPFVGGGSSFLNTPAKEYLLNDINPYLINLHQSLITQDFNNFLNSMLTKIQAYGLSCSFIGHLPPLPLRQDHKKTYFAKYNKNAYKRLRADFNAHKQDMRSLYLLLIYGFNHMLRFNSKGDFNLPVGNVDFNRNVVGALKAYFERTKTQKLLFSCLDFRDFLGKIAFQKGDFVYCDPPYLISGSEYNKLWSIEQEKNLYAILRALDAKGVAWGFSNLATHKRQENPLLLAFAKNYKIFEIQSNYISFKDNSIKKDSREVFITNV, from the coding sequence ATGCCCCAGCTAAAGCCTTTATTCCCAGCTCATATTAAAAGATTTATTGAACCCTTTGTAGGCGGAGGGAGTTCGTTTTTAAACACACCAGCCAAAGAATACCTACTTAACGATATAAACCCCTATCTCATTAACCTCCACCAGTCCCTAATCACTCAAGATTTTAACAATTTTCTAAACTCAATGCTTACAAAAATCCAAGCCTATGGGCTTTCTTGCTCTTTTATAGGCCATCTCCCCCCACTCCCTCTGCGTCAAGATCACAAAAAAACCTACTTTGCAAAATATAACAAAAATGCCTACAAGCGATTGCGGGCAGATTTCAACGCTCACAAACAAGACATGCGCTCTCTTTACTTACTCTTGATCTATGGCTTTAACCACATGCTACGCTTTAACTCTAAAGGGGATTTTAACTTGCCCGTTGGCAATGTGGATTTTAACCGCAATGTTGTGGGGGCTTTAAAAGCCTATTTTGAGCGCACCAAAACCCAAAAACTCCTATTCTCTTGTCTAGACTTTAGAGACTTTCTAGGGAAAATTGCGTTTCAAAAGGGGGATTTTGTATATTGCGACCCGCCCTATCTTATCAGTGGAAGCGAGTATAACAAGCTTTGGAGTATAGAACAAGAAAAAAATTTATATGCCATTTTGCGGGCTTTGGATGCTAAGGGTGTGGCGTGGGGATTTTCAAACCTAGCCACACATAAGAGGCAAGAAAACCCACTATTACTCGCATTTGCAAAAAATTACAAAATCTTTGAAATCCAAAGCAATTACATCAGTTTTAAAGATAATAGCATTAAAAAAGATTCTAGAGAAGTCTTTATCACCAATGTCTAA
- a CDS encoding TrbG/VirB9 family P-type conjugative transfer protein produces MPLNPTDANAKTSKSTDTTGGLKPAPSISLKDFKEQENSEKVQKLMDLKAIQWAFFKKDRKLSVNSSRKLYVAGNTNKIRLRYAMTTLFIFDNDPIVYVSLGDPSGFEISYPTNEHYSLNNLLVIKPLLIGVDTNLTVIGASGRIYTFYIFSVHFTFFKKDRKLSDNNFNILYVAGNTNKIRLRYAMTTLFTDYKKLDYSSKEYDDGKYIKIGDPVNHIFIEKAKISRGYVQKPRAKRKWWSLWLYKKPNDDAVAMKALDIFDDSKYTYFRFDRDLAISKFPYTYKVVDGYDNPINSRVVGNYIIAEDVGRKWTLRLGAEYVCVVKNQKAFKKSKDFAKLKELLEKDEAMKARRNNLHLVEEENIPQLILSTPVKPDSNQTCTPLSTKETKALENIKKFVAPKFTAVKRRPKFKRKYKYCIPIESTQRKNNGKH; encoded by the coding sequence ATGCCACTAAATCCCACAGATGCCAATGCTAAGACTAGCAAAAGTACAGACACGACCGGCGGACTCAAACCAGCTCCATCTATCTCTCTTAAAGATTTCAAAGAACAAGAAAATTCAGAAAAAGTCCAAAAACTTATGGATTTAAAAGCCATCCAGTGGGCTTTTTTTAAAAAGGATAGGAAGCTTTCGGTTAATAGTTCTAGGAAGTTGTATGTGGCTGGTAACACTAATAAAATTCGGTTGCGTTATGCTATGACCACTCTTTTTATTTTTGATAACGATCCGATCGTTTATGTGAGCTTAGGCGATCCGAGTGGTTTTGAGATTTCCTATCCTACTAACGAGCACTATAGTTTAAACAACCTTCTAGTTATCAAGCCACTTTTAATTGGAGTAGATACAAACCTAACGGTTATAGGAGCCAGTGGAAGGATTTATACTTTTTATATTTTCAGTGTACACTTCACATTTTTTAAAAAGGATAGGAAGCTTTCTGATAATAACTTTAATATCTTGTATGTGGCTGGTAACACTAATAAAATTCGGTTGCGTTATGCTATGACCACTCTTTTTACTGATTATAAAAAACTAGATTATTCATCAAAAGAATACGATGATGGAAAGTACATCAAGATTGGTGATCCTGTCAATCATATATTCATAGAAAAGGCCAAAATTTCACGCGGATATGTACAAAAACCACGGGCAAAGCGCAAATGGTGGAGCTTATGGTTGTACAAGAAACCTAACGACGATGCTGTCGCTATGAAGGCCCTAGATATTTTTGATGATAGCAAATACACTTACTTTAGATTTGATAGGGACTTAGCTATTTCAAAATTTCCTTACACTTACAAGGTTGTAGATGGCTATGATAACCCCATTAATTCTAGGGTGGTGGGTAATTACATCATTGCAGAGGATGTAGGCAGAAAATGGACTCTAAGACTGGGCGCAGAGTATGTCTGTGTGGTGAAAAATCAAAAAGCTTTTAAAAAGTCTAAAGATTTTGCCAAGCTCAAAGAACTCCTAGAAAAAGACGAAGCAATGAAGGCTAGACGCAACAATTTGCATCTAGTTGAAGAAGAAAATATACCACAACTCATTTTGTCCACTCCAGTTAAACCAGATTCTAATCAAACATGCACGCCCTTATCTACAAAAGAAACAAAGGCACTTGAAAACATCAAAAAATTTGTGGCTCCTAAATTCACGGCCGTTAAAAGGCGTCCTAAATTTAAACGCAAATACAAGTATTGCATCCCCATTGAGTCAACACAAAGAAAGAACAATGGCAAACATTAG
- a CDS encoding type IA DNA topoisomerase — protein sequence MEYKDKIIIIESPNKIKKIQTITGANVFATVGHFMELKSIEVEKKFHAIFDYKEDSKKKSINQIINACRNKVVYIATDPDREGYAIGYMFYEKIKNLAKEIYRAEFHEITQSGIHKGMKEAILFVRSNTKLYDSFLARRVADQFIGYTLSPYLTQGLKLSSMQSAGRVKTPALGLIVKRTLEIERFNALPAYQKLSYQLQAKIMLGDQEVIAKHAKDNKTYQFEDQEQAKKALEHLLENLSYKALLMNITTQEIQEIPPKPFITSSLLKAGSSQLALSTKKVQEYAQKLFEAGLITYIRTDAETLSQEFLEKAESFYKSIYPNFYERRSYKAKNSQAEAHEAIRITHCHRFEDTQEFLNQAGMTDSQAQALYKLIFQRTLESQGKSAVYENTTIFFKIKTIDFVAHAKYLKFKGYLGLFDQEKSDDCLKSRIDTKYLVPNSSVPLSGVFLKEKIKSAPTPYMEADFISVLEKNGIGRPSTYANYIPELERKNHITITGSKRVIEPTPLGKSIVDFFQNDTKSHFILDVAFTKRNEEMLDKIVEGEVSYTEFMELIKDKLGVEIAGLYDGRSVDNKAGEQNRKAPSPKAILFARDIANTLHLDLPENYALDWKVCSEFIEKNKDVFYSKAKQ from the coding sequence ATGGAATACAAAGACAAAATTATCATCATTGAATCTCCTAATAAAATCAAAAAAATCCAAACTATCACCGGGGCTAATGTCTTTGCTACTGTGGGGCATTTTATGGAACTTAAGAGTATTGAGGTAGAGAAAAAATTCCACGCTATTTTTGATTACAAGGAGGACTCTAAGAAAAAAAGCATTAACCAAATCATTAATGCTTGTAGAAACAAAGTTGTCTACATTGCAACAGATCCAGACAGAGAGGGTTATGCTATTGGCTACATGTTCTATGAGAAGATCAAAAATTTAGCTAAGGAAATTTACCGGGCAGAATTTCATGAGATCACACAAAGCGGCATCCATAAGGGAATGAAAGAGGCTATACTCTTTGTGCGTTCTAATACTAAGCTCTATGATAGCTTCTTAGCAAGAAGAGTAGCCGATCAATTCATAGGCTACACGCTTTCTCCCTATTTAACACAAGGATTAAAGCTCTCTAGCATGCAGAGTGCAGGTAGAGTAAAGACTCCAGCATTGGGTCTTATTGTGAAAAGAACGCTTGAGATAGAGCGCTTCAACGCCTTACCAGCGTACCAAAAGTTAAGCTACCAGCTCCAAGCTAAGATCATGTTAGGCGATCAAGAAGTCATTGCTAAGCATGCCAAAGACAACAAGACATATCAATTTGAGGATCAAGAACAGGCTAAAAAAGCCTTAGAACATCTTCTAGAAAATCTGTCTTATAAAGCCCTTCTGATGAACATAACAACACAGGAAATACAAGAAATCCCCCCTAAACCCTTCATCACCTCTAGCCTTTTAAAGGCAGGCAGTAGCCAATTAGCTTTAAGCACTAAGAAAGTCCAAGAATACGCACAAAAGCTCTTTGAAGCAGGGTTGATCACCTACATTAGAACCGATGCAGAGACGCTCAGCCAAGAGTTTTTAGAGAAAGCAGAGAGCTTTTATAAGTCTATTTATCCAAATTTTTATGAGCGCAGGAGTTACAAGGCAAAAAATAGCCAAGCAGAAGCCCATGAGGCCATTAGAATCACCCATTGCCACAGATTTGAAGACACACAAGAGTTTTTAAACCAAGCAGGCATGACAGATAGTCAGGCTCAAGCTCTATACAAGCTTATTTTTCAAAGAACACTAGAGAGTCAAGGCAAAAGTGCTGTATATGAGAATACTACTATATTCTTTAAAATCAAAACTATAGACTTTGTAGCCCATGCGAAGTATCTAAAATTTAAAGGTTACCTGGGTCTTTTTGATCAAGAAAAAAGCGATGACTGCTTAAAATCTCGCATAGATACTAAATATCTCGTGCCAAATTCTAGTGTGCCACTATCAGGAGTGTTTCTCAAAGAGAAGATAAAATCCGCTCCTACTCCCTATATGGAGGCAGATTTTATTAGCGTCTTAGAAAAAAATGGCATTGGTAGACCTAGTACCTATGCTAACTACATCCCTGAATTGGAAAGAAAAAATCACATTACTATAACTGGATCAAAAAGAGTCATTGAGCCTACACCACTTGGTAAAAGCATTGTGGATTTTTTCCAAAACGATACCAAGAGCCATTTTATTTTAGATGTAGCCTTTACCAAGCGAAACGAAGAAATGTTAGACAAGATTGTAGAGGGTGAAGTCTCTTATACAGAATTTATGGAGTTGATCAAAGATAAATTAGGTGTAGAGATTGCTGGATTGTATGATGGAAGGAGTGTGGACAATAAAGCCGGTGAGCAAAACAGAAAAGCACCCAGCCCTAAGGCTATTCTTTTTGCTAGAGACATTGCAAATACTTTGCACCTAGATTTGCCTGAAAATTACGCGCTTGATTGGAAAGTGTGTAGCGAGTTTATTGAAAAAAATAAAGATGTTTTTTATTCCAAGGCCAAGCAATGA